Below is a window of Gossypium hirsutum isolate 1008001.06 chromosome A12, Gossypium_hirsutum_v2.1, whole genome shotgun sequence DNA.
aaatcaaaattaaatcacaaattcGAACCGACCTCCAGTGTATGCCCTTCGGATCTAACCGCTTCGATGGTGAAATGGAatttagataatatatatttatattattgctCGCTGATGTTTAAACACGGTTGGATACTAAGCGGTGAGATTGGTTTACCTCACCACACTTCCTAATTCTCAATGGAATAGAAACATCTTGTTGGTAAAAGTACTCACACTCCCCAGTGGAGTACAGTATTAAGTTTTAACCCCTTGTATTCGCACGTGTTACCTTCATATTGAGCGGAACTTTTTcctatcaattaaaaattaaatacataaacaaagttgtttttgttattattttcactttcatatataatttttatttttataataatttaataaatatacacGTATATGaatcaatattaatattaattaattaaatttagaaatttttatataataataaataaatacaaacataatgatttttttataaaatttaaattatttattaaaaaatattatctaacatattttattatgaaaaatatttttaatgatttattttaaatataaataagatTTAACTTAATGTTGTTAATGATTATTTTTCATTCTATCTCATTGTTACaattatatttaaatctaaatatatttcTATTCTTGCTGCTATAATACTTAAACTTACTCTCACGATAACTAATCTTACCGTCTCTGTTATTTTGAATCTCACTCCCATCCAACTAGACTTAATACAGCGAAATTGGGTAGATGGATTCGTACCAGTTGCTGCCTCCCATTGtcagtttgttaatgatgcagaTTTAAAAGTGAGCCACTCATCACCAAAGGCCGATCCCGTTCAGCTTGTTTGCTGTACCCAACCCAACCACTCCACTTGACGACAACTTTCTCTGTTGTTTCTGTGCAGGAAAGTGGCTTGTGTCGTGTCGCATGTACCCTGTCACCTGGTAGTTGACCGTTGAGATTTTCCGCTCCTGTTAAATGCCAGGCGCTCCCCCTCTCTCTCTAccattctttttttcaaataatttaatgcgTCAAAACAGGCTACGAGGAACACGAGGCAATCGCACTGTTTTTACTTTTGTCCCTATCTTATttctttcattaaaaataaataaataaataactactCCGATCTCCATTTGAGTTGAGACATTCTAATCTCCCTTCGTAAACGCCGCTCATTAGCTAAAACAAGTAAACAGATTTCATCTGAGATTTCTATGAAATAATTCGAAGATGACTTCGTTCCGCTGTATCCAATTAACCACTTTCCCCATGCTATACACTAATTGATCAAAGCTTTAGTTTTACATATAGATCCACTGTGTGATATATTTGAGCCTGCTTTTGGCCATTTCAAGCCATGGCGGTAGCCACCAGCGATTCAATTCTTGCTCGTAGTCTTATAACTGATAGAAGATCCACAAATTTTGGTCTAAAAAATGAAGTTTGTAGGGGCAAGGTCGTACCTTGCAGGGCTGGAGGTAAAGTCAAGGGCAAGGGAAAGGGTAGGGTGGAAGTCAAAGCAGTAGTGCAAATTGGTGGTTTAGAGGAAGTAAAGAAAGCAAAAGATGAAATGGGTTTGGATGTAGTATCGGAGGAGGAGTTGCGAGAAAAGGGTTTCTTGGGGATGAGGAAGACAAAGCTTGTTTGCACCATAGGGCCGGCTTGTTGTTCACTGCAGGATTTGGAGAAGTTGGCATTGGGAGGAATGAATGTGGCTAGGTTTAATATGTGTCATAACACCCGGGATTGGCACCGTGATGTGATTAAGAAGATCAACCAGTTGAATGAAGAAAAGGGGTTCTGTGTTTCCGTTATGATCGATACTGAAGGTAGTCAGATCCATGTGCTTGATCATGGTGCTCCTTCTTCTGTGAAAGCAGAGGTATGTATTCCTTTCTTCCccccttcttttattttctacgaCCTTAGAATCTGTTATAGTTTGCTCTAATTGTGGGAAATACCCTTTTATGAGAAGAGTGAAACAATTTTGATGGCTTGATTCCATGTTGGGATACCAGGAAGGTTCCACCTGGTTATTTACTGCTCAAAAGCTTGAGGGCTCCCCTCCATTTGCAATTCAGGCTAACCATGAAGGTTTTTCAGAAGGTACTATCCTTTGGTGTTAATAATCATTTCAACTAAATACTAATGGTGATATATTTATTTCAGATTAGTTCTCTATCAATGTATTGTGTATGGATGGCAGGTATTGAAGTGGGtgatgaacttgtgattgatggTGGAATGGCTAGCTTTCAAGTAATTGAGAAAGTTGGGAATGATTTGCGTTGTAAGTGTACGGACTCCGGTCTGTTTCTTCCTCGAGCCAAATTTAGCTTTTGGAGGAATGGAAAGCTTGTAGCAAGAAATTCTGAGCTTCCTACACTATCCAAGAAGGTTCAATTCATTATGATTGCTTTCCTGCTTTGATTTTGGAATGTCTCTTAGATATTGAATTTAGTTTAGCCAAATTGAGTTCATGGAAGTCAGACTGCTTCTCATATTGGTCTTAACCTGCTAAAAGCTATAGTAGCATATAATTTTTAGTCCTGCCATGCTTTGGGAAGCAATATAATTCCTTTTAGTGCTCATAAACATAAATGATATTTCATCAAATCTACAGGATTGGGCTGACATTGAGTTTGGAGTTTCTGAAGGTGTCGACTTCATTGCCCTCTCT
It encodes the following:
- the LOC107947398 gene encoding pyruvate kinase isozyme A, chloroplastic isoform X2, with product MAVATSDSILARSLITDRRSTNFGLKNEVCRGKVVPCRAGGKVKGKGKGRVEVKAVVQIGGLEEVKKAKDEMGLDVVSEEELREKGFLGMRKTKLVCTIGPACCSLQDLEKLALGGMNVARFNMCHNTRDWHRDVIKKINQLNEEKGFCVSVMIDTEGSQIHVLDHGAPSSVKAEEGSTWLFTAQKLEGSPPFAIQANHEGFSEGIEVGDELVIDGGMASFQVIEKVGNDLRCKCTDSGLFLPRAKFSFWRNGKLVARNSELPTLSKKDWADIEFGVSEGVDFIALSFVNDADPVRQLKNYLYMRSTRVLAKVESLESLQKLKEIVEASDGIMVARGDLGVEIPYEQIPTVQEEITRVCREMNKPVIVASQLLESMVEYPTPTRAEVADVSEVVRQYADALMLSGESAIGPYGQKALSILQMASSRMELWSREENRQSILHQRRLGVSLPDRIAEQICNCAVEMANNLGVDAIFVYTKHGQMASLLSRNRPYPPIFAFTSDNGTRMALNLQWGVIPLLVELSDDDMEANISATIELIRRKGMLKPGDVVMVVSDLTPTHINSTAFQSIQVKTVV